A window of the Sporosarcina sp. FSL K6-2383 genome harbors these coding sequences:
- the spoIIP gene encoding stage II sporulation protein P, whose product MKKISLIWGTLILVLFLFPVAINMVPSGQTAKAPKLMKETTYMVYAANILEEDIVVENSGTALLYFTHSNEAYKPVTQAKNGVIAVSHQSENITKFGEKLKTQLTFNGIETDALFIDVPHTGAYRSIRPYVKEQLNKKKYDLIIDLHRDDPKKDRTTIVYNEENYAKIGFVIGMEHSNFERNRTKALSLKKELELLVPGITRDLIMKHGPGVDGKYNQDLDPSLLVIELGGIENTEDELNRTVAVIAKAAATVIENSTREE is encoded by the coding sequence TTGAAAAAGATATCGCTAATTTGGGGCACACTAATACTCGTTCTCTTCCTGTTTCCTGTAGCTATCAATATGGTCCCGAGTGGACAAACGGCGAAAGCTCCCAAGCTTATGAAAGAGACAACGTATATGGTGTATGCTGCAAATATTCTTGAAGAGGATATAGTCGTTGAAAACTCGGGAACAGCACTTCTTTATTTCACACATTCAAACGAAGCCTATAAACCGGTGACACAAGCAAAAAATGGTGTTATTGCTGTTTCCCATCAGTCTGAAAATATTACGAAGTTTGGTGAGAAATTAAAAACGCAACTTACATTTAACGGCATTGAAACAGATGCGCTATTTATTGATGTGCCTCATACCGGAGCCTATAGATCCATTCGTCCGTATGTGAAAGAACAATTGAATAAAAAAAAATATGATCTCATTATTGATCTTCACAGAGATGATCCTAAGAAAGACCGAACCACTATCGTCTATAATGAAGAAAATTACGCAAAAATTGGTTTTGTCATCGGAATGGAGCATTCGAATTTTGAGCGTAATCGTACCAAGGCGCTGTCGTTGAAAAAAGAGTTGGAGCTACTAGTACCGGGGATTACACGTGATCTCATCATGAAGCATGGACCTGGGGTTGATGGCAAGTATAATCAGGACCTAGACCCCTCACTTCTTGTGATTGAACTTGGCGGCATTGAAAACACAGAAGACGAATTGAATCGGACTGTTGCCGTCATTGCCAAGGCGGCGGCAACGGTTATAGAAAATTCTACACGTGAAGAATAG
- the gpr gene encoding GPR endopeptidase produces MAKYDFFRTDLLDESEEMVRHRTAAEKDRLEEASGVTFGESRLGRVIVTSVTVDAEGEKRIGKKKGTYITLTVPALTPDDDDGMKDLSRVLIDKLEEMLADLPTIKKGKVLFIGLGNRDITPDAVGPMTMDRLRNIVPDYYSEDGSEVYVYAPGVTIQTGLETADFVKAVATEIKPDVLIVIDALAARNSSRLCRTIQLTNTGIHPGSGVGNSRKEISEDTLGLPVIAIGIPTVVDGPVLIADAIDTMFGYIASKINEKDSPSSRLSVTPWLHTENKDADRSNLLPIFGDWASWPHEDRVQLFEEVLTNHELRTFISPKEIDAWVSIYADTLSDSLASWLSDLKK; encoded by the coding sequence ATGGCTAAGTATGATTTTTTTCGGACAGATCTTCTAGATGAAAGTGAAGAAATGGTCCGACACAGGACAGCGGCAGAAAAAGATAGGCTAGAAGAAGCGAGCGGTGTGACATTTGGTGAATCGAGATTGGGACGAGTTATCGTTACGTCTGTAACAGTCGATGCAGAGGGAGAAAAAAGGATTGGTAAGAAAAAAGGGACATACATCACGTTAACAGTTCCTGCATTAACGCCAGATGATGACGATGGCATGAAGGACTTATCTCGCGTGTTAATTGATAAGTTGGAAGAAATGCTTGCGGACTTGCCGACCATTAAAAAAGGTAAAGTTCTTTTCATCGGTCTTGGCAATCGGGATATTACACCCGATGCGGTGGGTCCGATGACGATGGACCGTCTTCGTAATATCGTTCCTGATTATTATTCGGAGGATGGTAGTGAAGTATATGTCTATGCCCCTGGAGTGACCATCCAGACAGGACTTGAAACGGCTGATTTTGTCAAAGCCGTTGCCACGGAAATAAAACCAGACGTGCTCATTGTTATTGATGCGTTAGCTGCTCGTAATAGCTCAAGGCTATGTCGCACTATCCAGTTGACGAACACGGGCATTCACCCAGGCTCTGGAGTGGGAAATAGCCGAAAAGAAATATCGGAGGACACGCTCGGCTTGCCGGTCATTGCAATTGGTATCCCGACTGTTGTCGATGGCCCTGTTTTGATTGCAGATGCAATTGATACGATGTTTGGCTATATCGCTTCTAAGATTAATGAAAAGGATAGTCCTTCATCACGCCTTTCTGTTACGCCGTGGTTGCATACTGAAAACAAGGACGCTGACCGTTCCAATTTGCTGCCGATTTTTGGGGATTGGGCCTCGTGGCCACATGAAGATCGCGTTCAATTATTTGAAGAAGTGTTGACGAACCACGAGTTGCGGACGTTCATTTCCCCTAAAGAGATCGACGCATGGGTTTCTATTTATGCAGACACACTTTCTGATTCGTTAGCGTCCTGGTTGTCTGATCTGAAAAAATAG
- the rpsT gene encoding 30S ribosomal protein S20 encodes MPNIKSAIKRVKQSAAANEQNSNTKHAMRTAVRKAEAALDAKTEDATGLLKDAIKKMDTAARKGLIHKNTASRQKARLTKKVL; translated from the coding sequence TTGCCAAACATTAAATCTGCTATCAAACGCGTGAAACAAAGCGCTGCTGCAAACGAACAGAACTCAAACACAAAGCACGCTATGCGTACTGCTGTCCGCAAAGCTGAAGCTGCTCTTGACGCTAAAACTGAAGATGCTACTGGTCTTCTAAAAGATGCTATCAAAAAAATGGACACTGCTGCACGTAAAGGCCTTATCCATAAAAATACTGCATCACGTCAAAAAGCACGTCTTACAAAAAAAGTGCTTTAA
- the holA gene encoding DNA polymerase III subunit delta — MATAIWKKIAAGQIDSVYLLTGLEQHIFDSTITRLKKALPDLDEASVIRFDLEETPIDVVLEEADTLPFLEEKKLIIASNASFLTGKDKSKEKVIHNLELLEAWLANPSPTAVVVFIAPYEKLDARKRILKKMKEHATVIEAARLQGKDLLTWVQQEAGAHGARIAPQNAELLVQMAGDSLLGLSAELAKMATYLSGEGDITAEVIESLVPRTPEMDVFRLTDAYVTGRVGDTVSIYHDLLRNGEEPIMLTSLVASHIRLMIHVGALRKKGYQQSQIAQTLSVHPYRVKLMMENRTLPSEGRLLLILDKLAVIDYKLKSTSGKRERILELFFMEPLRK; from the coding sequence GTGGCGACAGCTATATGGAAAAAAATAGCCGCAGGGCAAATCGATTCGGTCTATTTACTAACAGGACTCGAACAACATATATTTGATTCGACGATTACACGTCTGAAAAAGGCGTTGCCTGACCTTGACGAGGCGTCTGTCATACGTTTTGATTTAGAGGAGACGCCTATTGATGTGGTCCTCGAAGAAGCGGATACGTTACCGTTTCTCGAAGAAAAAAAGCTGATCATTGCGAGCAATGCTTCTTTTCTAACCGGGAAAGATAAAAGTAAGGAAAAAGTGATACATAATTTGGAGTTGCTTGAAGCGTGGTTGGCCAATCCATCTCCAACTGCGGTCGTTGTCTTTATTGCTCCTTACGAAAAACTGGATGCAAGGAAACGAATTTTGAAAAAAATGAAGGAACATGCGACAGTCATTGAAGCAGCGCGTTTGCAAGGCAAGGACCTGTTAACGTGGGTTCAACAGGAGGCAGGGGCACATGGTGCGCGTATTGCACCTCAGAACGCGGAGCTGCTTGTGCAAATGGCGGGAGATAGCTTGCTTGGACTTTCCGCGGAGCTTGCTAAAATGGCCACTTATTTAAGTGGAGAGGGTGATATTACGGCGGAGGTCATTGAATCACTTGTGCCGAGAACACCTGAAATGGATGTTTTTCGATTGACTGATGCTTATGTCACCGGACGAGTTGGCGACACGGTTTCTATTTACCATGATCTATTGCGTAATGGTGAAGAGCCCATCATGTTAACTTCGCTAGTAGCAAGTCATATTCGCTTAATGATTCATGTGGGAGCATTGCGGAAAAAAGGCTATCAACAAAGCCAAATTGCTCAAACACTAAGCGTCCACCCTTATCGGGTAAAATTAATGATGGAAAATCGAACCCTGCCAAGTGAAGGGCGTCTGTTGTTGATTTTGGACAAGCTGGCAGTGATCGATTATAAATTGAAATCAACGAGTGGTAAGAGAGAGCGGATATTGGAATTATTTTTTATGGAGCCGCTTCGGAAATAA
- a CDS encoding YqzM family protein produces the protein MNEFEHDVQSKRNDAIDSGMGFIVAFVAFSVIFAVATIIDLVAR, from the coding sequence ATGAACGAATTTGAACACGACGTACAGTCCAAACGTAATGATGCTATCGATTCAGGTATGGGCTTCATAGTAGCTTTTGTAGCTTTCTCAGTAATTTTTGCGGTTGCTACAATTATTGATCTCGTCGCACGTTAA
- a CDS encoding DNA internalization-related competence protein ComEC/Rec2 — protein sequence MLCNILLLPIFLFRKEDFLTPILAVAAAILSYFYITTTIPVIVEKGQDTLTLTWSDNVKIDGGKMKGFAKTTNGQTVYAIYSFASEQEKEHFLKTHISSLVFTMTGSFQEISIPSHDYSFDMNKYMKMYGASGVFESNLMLRADRRTGITSRLSAQRDQVKSHIAATFPESLQVEAEALLIGDRSGMDDELAANYRTLGITHLFAISGLHVGLLTFLFRGLLLRLSIRKETVDMLLIVLLPFYAVMAGGAPSVWRAVSVTLLVLLAASGRLRIRLDDALAISAIVFIVYQPFVLFQPGFQLSYLAACSLVYSSVLLAKAKTALATSFYVTSISQLALYPVLLFHFHELSLSSFVMNLVYVPLYSIIILPANILLLAMTSVLPKLADIVFLLYVPMGERVGEVTSWLSSLPYQIWTPGKPDALWASLAVAGVLCFFIYCERGIPVFRALSLVIVPAVAMQIIPYLDSGLRVTYLDVGQGDSIVIELPHRRAVYVIDTGGTVTFGEPNWKTPAKPFEVGRKIVVSYLKGRGITTIDKLILTHADTDHVEGADEVLADIRVREIHIAPGSEKELTMEEVIRLGVEQQIPIFQMKEGISWGEGQANFHYVGPTDGVYKGNDSSLVLYMTTTGPSFLFTGDMEKEGEQQFLLQFGQADFSNFILKAGHHGSRTSSTEAFIDVVKPELTIFSAGKNNRYGHPHPEVVETFHKFGLSTLSTAESGSITVTVKKDSYGVSVMAP from the coding sequence TTGTTATGTAATATACTCCTACTCCCCATCTTCTTATTTAGAAAAGAAGATTTTCTCACTCCTATCCTTGCAGTTGCGGCTGCAATTCTTTCTTATTTTTATATCACAACAACAATTCCTGTCATTGTAGAAAAAGGACAAGATACACTTACTTTAACCTGGTCAGATAATGTGAAAATCGACGGAGGCAAAATGAAAGGTTTTGCCAAGACGACTAATGGTCAAACGGTTTACGCTATTTATTCATTTGCAAGCGAACAAGAAAAAGAGCATTTTCTTAAGACGCATATTTCTTCTCTGGTGTTTACGATGACAGGTTCCTTTCAAGAAATCTCCATTCCGTCGCATGATTATTCTTTCGACATGAACAAGTATATGAAGATGTATGGAGCTTCGGGTGTCTTTGAATCGAACTTGATGCTTAGAGCCGACAGGAGAACGGGCATCACTAGTCGTCTTTCTGCACAAAGAGACCAGGTGAAAAGTCATATTGCAGCAACGTTTCCCGAGTCTCTTCAAGTGGAAGCAGAGGCGCTGCTGATAGGCGATCGGAGTGGTATGGATGACGAGCTAGCGGCGAATTATCGGACGCTTGGAATTACACATTTATTTGCCATCTCAGGACTACATGTTGGATTGCTCACTTTTTTGTTTCGTGGGCTATTACTCAGGCTATCCATTAGGAAAGAAACTGTGGATATGCTACTCATTGTCTTGTTGCCTTTTTACGCAGTGATGGCGGGTGGAGCCCCTTCTGTTTGGCGTGCCGTGTCAGTGACGCTACTCGTCCTTTTAGCAGCATCTGGGCGACTGAGGATCAGGTTGGATGATGCACTTGCGATAAGCGCTATTGTTTTTATTGTCTATCAACCTTTTGTATTGTTTCAGCCCGGCTTCCAATTATCTTATTTAGCTGCCTGCTCCCTCGTTTATTCATCTGTATTATTAGCGAAGGCAAAAACAGCGCTGGCAACATCGTTTTATGTCACATCCATTAGTCAGTTGGCGCTTTATCCTGTGTTATTATTCCATTTTCATGAGTTGAGCTTATCATCATTTGTCATGAACCTTGTGTACGTTCCTTTATATTCCATCATTATTTTGCCAGCGAATATTTTGTTGCTTGCAATGACGTCTGTGTTACCGAAACTTGCTGATATAGTATTTCTGCTATATGTCCCTATGGGAGAAAGGGTGGGGGAAGTAACGAGCTGGCTTTCTTCATTACCCTACCAAATATGGACGCCTGGCAAACCGGATGCGTTATGGGCATCCTTAGCAGTAGCGGGTGTGTTGTGCTTTTTTATTTACTGTGAACGAGGAATTCCTGTTTTTCGGGCATTGTCATTGGTCATCGTACCGGCAGTTGCCATGCAGATCATTCCATATCTGGATAGCGGATTGAGAGTGACTTACCTCGACGTCGGGCAAGGGGATAGCATTGTCATTGAGTTGCCGCATCGTCGAGCTGTTTACGTCATTGACACAGGAGGAACGGTGACGTTTGGGGAGCCAAATTGGAAAACACCGGCAAAGCCGTTTGAAGTAGGTAGGAAAATTGTTGTGTCTTATTTAAAGGGTCGAGGTATTACGACCATCGACAAACTGATATTGACGCATGCCGATACCGATCATGTTGAAGGGGCGGATGAAGTGCTTGCCGATATCCGAGTACGCGAAATTCATATTGCGCCAGGGAGTGAAAAGGAGCTAACGATGGAGGAAGTAATACGGCTTGGTGTAGAGCAGCAGATTCCGATTTTTCAGATGAAGGAAGGTATTTCATGGGGGGAGGGTCAGGCTAATTTTCATTATGTGGGGCCAACAGATGGGGTATATAAAGGCAATGATAGTTCACTTGTTTTGTATATGACGACGACGGGTCCATCATTTTTATTTACAGGTGATATGGAGAAAGAAGGAGAACAACAATTTTTGCTCCAGTTTGGACAAGCTGATTTTTCGAATTTCATCCTCAAGGCGGGACATCATGGCAGTCGGACGTCTAGTACAGAAGCGTTCATTGACGTAGTAAAGCCAGAACTGACTATCTTTTCAGCGGGTAAAAATAATCGCTATGGGCATCCTCACCCCGAAGTTGTGGAGACTTTTCATAAATTTGGTCTATCGACATTATCGACGGCTGAATCAGGTTCGATAACGGTGACTGTGAAAAAAGATTCTTACGGAGTTTCTGTGATGGCACCATGA
- a CDS encoding ComE operon protein 2, translating to MERITWDQFFMAQCHLLAVRSTCTRLAVGATIVRDNRIVAGGYNGSISGGDHCIDHGCYVVDNHCIRTIHAEMNALLQCSKYGIPVAGSTLYVTHFPCLQCSKAIIQAGIRQVIYSTDYRNNDYAIKLFAQSGVAVQHIPFEDKQVDFTSESKLELFDELLHKMQALGVEDDELIPYQQRVDDLFG from the coding sequence ATGGAGCGAATTACATGGGATCAGTTTTTCATGGCACAATGTCATCTATTAGCGGTAAGAAGCACATGCACGAGGCTTGCAGTTGGAGCAACAATAGTCCGTGATAATCGCATTGTGGCAGGTGGCTATAATGGCTCTATTTCAGGTGGTGACCATTGTATTGATCATGGCTGCTATGTCGTCGATAATCATTGTATCCGAACGATTCACGCGGAGATGAACGCATTGCTACAATGCTCAAAATACGGGATTCCAGTTGCGGGTTCGACGTTGTATGTCACGCATTTTCCATGCTTACAGTGCTCGAAAGCGATTATCCAAGCGGGTATTCGGCAAGTGATTTACTCGACGGATTATCGTAATAATGACTATGCGATTAAATTATTTGCCCAATCAGGAGTGGCTGTTCAGCATATTCCTTTCGAGGACAAGCAGGTTGATTTTACGAGTGAAAGTAAGTTGGAGCTGTTCGACGAATTGTTGCATAAAATGCAAGCACTTGGAGTTGAGGATGACGAGCTTATCCCTTATCAGCAAAGAGTTGATGACTTATTCGGCTAA
- a CDS encoding helix-hairpin-helix domain-containing protein, with translation MDAFEERVNVLFLSFVSSKWRKIITPIAAIAVISALLFLPKGQADNNTFVMSEQNPFPELTEQPSEEETESTETVVPAVIIVDVKGAVLYPGVYSMQEEDRVIDAIRAAGGYLPNADSRMLNHAMKVVDELVIYVPVEGEELLEPAVSPIIGTATSQDDGKVNINTANTEQLMTIPGIGSSKAAAIIQYREEHGLFKMPESLMDVSGIGQKTFDKLAPLVTVN, from the coding sequence ATGGATGCTTTCGAAGAAAGGGTGAACGTACTGTTTCTTTCGTTTGTATCTAGTAAATGGCGTAAAATCATAACCCCAATCGCAGCCATCGCTGTCATTTCCGCTTTACTGTTCCTCCCCAAAGGACAGGCTGACAACAATACGTTTGTCATGAGCGAACAAAACCCATTCCCTGAATTAACAGAGCAACCTAGTGAGGAAGAAACTGAATCGACTGAGACTGTTGTTCCAGCTGTTATTATTGTTGACGTAAAAGGAGCCGTTTTGTATCCAGGTGTCTATTCAATGCAGGAAGAAGACCGTGTCATCGATGCAATCCGTGCAGCAGGTGGCTATTTACCAAATGCTGATTCTCGAATGTTGAATCATGCGATGAAAGTAGTCGATGAATTAGTCATTTATGTACCCGTCGAAGGTGAAGAACTGCTCGAGCCTGCGGTAAGTCCGATAATTGGAACAGCTACCTCGCAAGATGACGGAAAAGTCAATATAAACACAGCGAATACAGAGCAGTTGATGACGATACCAGGCATTGGTTCGTCGAAAGCGGCGGCTATTATTCAGTATCGAGAAGAGCATGGTTTGTTTAAAATGCCAGAATCGTTAATGGATGTATCAGGTATCGGCCAAAAAACTTTCGACAAGTTGGCACCTTTGGTGACAGTTAACTGA
- a CDS encoding class I SAM-dependent methyltransferase, giving the protein MTQSYTEFAAVYDELMTDIPYDAYVDLLDEAAGGIAGKRVLDIGCGTGLLSVKLAKQGAQVTGIDLSADMLAVAEQRAGALSLPVQFFEQPMQQLSGFTGFDLAVIAIDSLNYLSCQADVQVTFQHIYESLTIGGALVFDVHSTFKTDVIFMEGPFTFDDGRIAYIWETEEGDQPHSVDSELAFFVQESNGLYSRFDEVHSQRTFEVHEYVDMLMEAGFSVERIFADWEEEAPHEESERIFFQVRK; this is encoded by the coding sequence ATGACTCAGTCCTATACAGAATTTGCTGCTGTCTATGACGAACTTATGACAGACATTCCCTACGATGCTTACGTCGACTTATTGGATGAGGCAGCGGGAGGGATTGCTGGCAAACGGGTTTTGGATATAGGCTGCGGAACAGGATTATTATCTGTTAAACTTGCCAAGCAGGGAGCTCAAGTTACGGGAATTGATCTCTCTGCTGACATGCTGGCAGTAGCGGAGCAGCGGGCAGGTGCATTGTCCTTGCCCGTTCAATTTTTCGAACAACCGATGCAACAGTTAAGTGGTTTCACAGGATTTGATTTAGCTGTTATTGCAATAGATTCCCTCAACTATTTGAGTTGTCAAGCAGATGTACAAGTAACGTTTCAACATATTTATGAATCCCTCACTATAGGTGGCGCATTAGTATTTGATGTTCATTCCACCTTTAAAACAGATGTGATTTTCATGGAAGGACCTTTTACATTTGATGATGGTCGAATTGCATACATATGGGAAACGGAAGAGGGAGATCAACCTCATTCCGTCGATTCCGAACTCGCTTTTTTTGTTCAAGAATCGAATGGCTTGTATAGCCGTTTTGACGAAGTACATAGCCAACGGACATTTGAGGTCCATGAGTATGTGGACATGCTCATGGAAGCTGGTTTTTCAGTCGAGCGTATTTTTGCAGATTGGGAAGAAGAGGCGCCACATGAGGAAAGTGAACGAATATTTTTTCAAGTGCGAAAATAA
- the rsfS gene encoding ribosome silencing factor, translating to MTTTLLATAYQAVEDKKGEDIVVLNMEGVSLIADQFIICHANSERQVQAIAREAADKASENGYMVKRIEGMDLARWVLVDLGDVVVHVFHRDERGYYNLEKLWGDAPLLDMAEGK from the coding sequence ATGACAACTACATTACTAGCAACAGCCTATCAAGCAGTAGAAGATAAAAAAGGGGAAGACATTGTCGTTTTAAACATGGAAGGGGTCTCGCTTATCGCGGACCAATTCATCATCTGTCATGCGAACTCGGAAAGACAAGTCCAAGCAATTGCAAGAGAAGCAGCTGATAAGGCATCAGAAAACGGTTATATGGTAAAAAGAATTGAAGGAATGGATTTAGCAAGATGGGTACTCGTCGATCTTGGTGACGTCGTTGTCCATGTATTCCATCGAGACGAGCGCGGTTACTACAACCTTGAAAAGCTTTGGGGAGATGCTCCATTGCTTGATATGGCTGAAGGAAAATGA
- the yqeK gene encoding bis(5'-nucleosyl)-tetraphosphatase (symmetrical) YqeK, whose product MDVNELKQQLSQRLTKERYEHVLRVAETAKLLATKYLVSVEQAEQAALFHDIAKCMDRVDLQRRLVFGNVDSRLISFHHELWHAPVGAMITHDEFNIVDEDVLNAIRYHTTGRAGMTMLEKLIYVADMIEPGRNFPGVELLRQQADKSLDIAMGSCIYQSVQFLVNKRVPVFPNSIDCYNEHMTRREQ is encoded by the coding sequence ATGGATGTTAACGAACTTAAACAACAGCTGTCACAGCGACTGACGAAAGAACGTTATGAACACGTCTTGCGCGTTGCAGAAACGGCAAAATTATTAGCGACAAAGTATCTGGTTTCAGTTGAACAAGCGGAGCAGGCGGCGTTGTTCCATGACATTGCAAAATGTATGGATAGGGTTGATTTACAGAGAAGACTTGTATTTGGCAATGTGGACTCACGACTGATTTCATTTCACCATGAGTTGTGGCATGCGCCAGTAGGTGCAATGATTACGCATGACGAATTCAACATAGTGGATGAGGACGTATTGAATGCAATTCGTTATCATACAACGGGGCGCGCGGGTATGACGATGCTTGAAAAACTGATTTATGTTGCTGATATGATTGAACCGGGACGTAATTTTCCTGGCGTGGAACTGTTGCGTCAGCAAGCTGATAAAAGTCTCGATATAGCAATGGGATCCTGCATTTATCAGTCTGTGCAGTTTCTGGTGAATAAAAGAGTACCGGTCTTTCCGAACTCGATTGACTGTTACAATGAACATATGACAAGAAGGGAACAGTGA
- a CDS encoding nicotinate-nucleotide adenylyltransferase — protein sequence MKKVGILGGTFNPPHIGHLLIANEVKHALGLDEVRLMPTAVPPHKVAPNDATARQRLHMVELAVTHMAGLVVSPFEVDRGGISFTYDTMEQLTTLEPNNDFYFIIGGDMIDLLPEWHRIEELVSLVNFVGVKRPETIGTTQFSIQFVDIPQIDLSSTLIRQRFAEKGTVQLLITPAVEAFIRQEGLYGC from the coding sequence ATGAAAAAAGTTGGCATACTCGGAGGGACGTTCAATCCACCGCATATCGGCCATCTATTAATTGCGAATGAAGTGAAGCATGCGCTTGGTCTTGATGAAGTCCGATTGATGCCGACTGCGGTCCCACCTCATAAAGTAGCGCCGAACGATGCTACTGCTAGGCAACGTCTGCATATGGTAGAGCTTGCTGTGACTCATATGGCTGGACTAGTTGTATCACCGTTTGAAGTCGATCGAGGTGGTATTTCCTTCACATATGATACGATGGAGCAGTTGACGACTCTTGAGCCTAACAACGACTTTTACTTCATTATCGGCGGAGACATGATTGATCTGTTGCCGGAATGGCATCGCATTGAGGAGCTTGTGTCCCTTGTCAATTTTGTAGGCGTTAAGCGACCTGAAACGATTGGAACGACTCAATTTTCGATTCAATTTGTAGATATTCCACAAATTGATCTTTCTTCAACGTTAATAAGACAACGTTTTGCAGAGAAGGGCACCGTTCAACTACTTATTACTCCTGCTGTGGAGGCATTTATCCGTCAGGAGGGGTTATATGGATGTTAA
- the yhbY gene encoding ribosome assembly RNA-binding protein YhbY, with protein MLTGKQKRFLRSNANHLQPLVHIGKSGLTESVIAQIEEALEAKELIKVTILQNCEQDKTDIAAKLEEQVGIEVVQVIGSIIVLYKESVEKKRIELP; from the coding sequence ATGTTAACAGGTAAACAAAAAAGATTTTTACGCAGTAATGCAAATCATTTACAACCGCTCGTCCATATTGGTAAAAGTGGCTTAACGGAGTCAGTTATTGCTCAAATTGAGGAAGCACTCGAAGCGAAAGAATTAATCAAAGTAACGATTTTACAAAACTGTGAGCAAGATAAAACGGACATTGCTGCTAAGCTTGAGGAACAAGTCGGTATCGAAGTTGTTCAAGTGATTGGTAGTATCATCGTATTATATAAAGAGTCAGTAGAGAAAAAACGCATCGAATTGCCGTAA
- the aroE gene encoding shikimate dehydrogenase, translating into MKKWYAVLGDPVAQSMSPAMHDAWFADNDIDATYVPIHVTAQEFERVVAGLKHLGCSGWNATVPHKSAIIPFLDELEPSAKLMDAVNTVQVLPDGSLVGSNTDGLGFVRSLEEAYGMQCKGKKVLMIGAGGAARGIAHALHSQGYGPITFTNRTVEKAKQLASGVSNSAVLSIGEAESSLAEFGLIVQTTTVGMNFAQPGMPLNPKNVIDGAVVADIIYNPLETEFLAEACKRGAQTMNGVGMFVHQGALAFETWTEVRPNTEQMIKKITTILGG; encoded by the coding sequence ATGAAGAAATGGTACGCTGTTCTTGGGGACCCAGTTGCCCAATCGATGTCTCCCGCCATGCACGATGCTTGGTTTGCTGACAATGATATCGACGCTACATATGTCCCTATACATGTAACAGCACAAGAGTTTGAGCGCGTAGTAGCCGGCTTGAAGCACCTCGGCTGTAGTGGTTGGAATGCTACTGTGCCGCATAAAAGTGCTATTATCCCATTTTTGGATGAGCTGGAACCATCTGCTAAGCTGATGGACGCCGTTAATACAGTGCAAGTTTTGCCGGATGGATCGCTTGTTGGTTCTAATACAGATGGGCTTGGTTTTGTTCGCTCGCTGGAGGAAGCGTATGGCATGCAATGTAAGGGGAAGAAGGTACTGATGATTGGTGCAGGTGGAGCGGCTCGCGGTATCGCTCATGCGCTTCATAGTCAGGGATATGGACCGATTACATTCACGAATCGAACAGTGGAAAAAGCTAAACAATTGGCATCAGGTGTATCGAATTCTGCAGTGCTATCTATCGGAGAGGCAGAGTCTTCTCTTGCTGAATTTGGACTGATCGTTCAGACGACAACTGTCGGCATGAATTTTGCGCAACCAGGTATGCCGCTAAATCCGAAAAACGTGATAGATGGTGCCGTCGTTGCTGATATCATCTATAACCCACTTGAAACGGAATTTCTTGCTGAAGCCTGTAAAAGAGGTGCTCAAACGATGAACGGCGTCGGCATGTTTGTCCATCAAGGTGCACTTGCATTTGAAACATGGACAGAAGTCCGACCGAATACTGAACAAATGATTAAAAAAATAACAACAATTCTTGGAGGTTAA